A single region of the Nisaea sediminum genome encodes:
- the urtB gene encoding urea ABC transporter permease subunit UrtB — protein sequence MPAFRRIGRFRSGFLMVLFTAMALLAPIAVQAADDLESLVAELGAAPLTKKDEVVERMIATGAPEVVTILEALVERDLYTRKSDEKVVIGRKADGGLMLVDPISGEELGIVGTRDVTRVKTNNSLRSSVKAAMGTLTLMSPDPQRRLEAAQGLLKSSDQSMLPLLEQALAKEQDANVRNALQLAEASIKLLSESAEERLAGVQALADRTDPESRVMLSRLLLKDGDVWREPDETVRAAAEETLASMEGRLRMWRTVEHLYQGISLGSVLLLAAMGLAITFGVMGVINMAHGEMVMLGAYTTFVIQEGFRAAAPELFGWSLAVALPAAFLVSASVGVALERGCIRFLYGRPLETLLATWGISLILQQTVRSIFGPTNREVGSPEWMQGAMESVAGITLTYNRLYIILFSFCVLGAVLLVLKKTAFGLQMRAVTQNREMARAMGIPTGRVDAMTFGLGSGIAGIAGVALSQIDNVSPNLGQAYIVDSFMVVVFGGVGNLWGAFAGAMSLGVVNKLLEPWAGAVLGKILVLVAIILFIQKRPRGLFALRGRAVES from the coding sequence ATGCCCGCATTCCGCAGGATCGGCCGTTTCCGCTCCGGTTTCCTGATGGTCCTCTTCACAGCGATGGCGCTGCTGGCGCCGATCGCCGTGCAGGCGGCCGATGACTTGGAGAGCCTCGTCGCCGAACTCGGCGCGGCGCCGCTCACGAAGAAGGATGAAGTGGTCGAACGGATGATCGCGACCGGCGCGCCCGAAGTGGTCACCATCCTCGAAGCGCTTGTCGAGCGCGATCTCTATACCCGCAAGAGCGACGAGAAGGTCGTCATCGGCCGCAAGGCCGACGGCGGTCTGATGCTGGTCGATCCGATCAGCGGCGAGGAACTGGGGATTGTCGGCACGCGCGACGTCACGCGGGTAAAGACGAACAACTCCCTCCGCTCCTCCGTGAAGGCCGCGATGGGCACGCTGACGCTGATGAGCCCCGACCCGCAGCGTCGGCTGGAGGCCGCGCAGGGCCTGTTGAAGTCGAGCGATCAGTCGATGCTGCCTTTGCTGGAGCAGGCGCTTGCCAAGGAACAGGATGCCAACGTCCGCAACGCGCTGCAGCTTGCCGAAGCGTCGATCAAGCTGCTGTCCGAGAGTGCGGAGGAACGGCTTGCCGGCGTTCAGGCGCTCGCCGACCGGACGGACCCCGAAAGCCGGGTCATGCTGTCCCGCCTGCTGCTGAAGGACGGCGATGTCTGGCGCGAGCCGGACGAGACGGTCCGCGCGGCGGCGGAGGAGACGCTGGCGTCGATGGAAGGCCGGCTGCGCATGTGGCGCACGGTCGAGCACCTCTATCAGGGCATCAGTCTCGGCTCGGTCCTGCTGCTCGCCGCCATGGGACTGGCCATCACCTTCGGCGTCATGGGGGTCATCAACATGGCGCATGGCGAGATGGTCATGCTCGGCGCCTACACCACATTCGTGATCCAGGAAGGCTTCCGCGCCGCCGCACCGGAGCTGTTCGGCTGGTCGCTGGCGGTCGCGCTTCCGGCGGCATTCCTGGTTTCCGCATCGGTCGGCGTGGCGCTGGAGCGGGGCTGTATCCGTTTCCTTTACGGCCGGCCGCTCGAAACGCTGCTGGCGACCTGGGGGATCAGCCTGATCCTGCAGCAGACCGTGCGCTCGATCTTCGGCCCGACGAACCGCGAGGTCGGCTCGCCGGAATGGATGCAGGGCGCGATGGAGTCCGTCGCCGGCATCACGCTGACCTACAACCGCCTCTACATCATCCTCTTCTCCTTCTGCGTGCTCGGCGCCGTTCTGCTGGTACTGAAGAAAACCGCCTTTGGCCTGCAGATGCGCGCCGTAACGCAGAACCGCGAGATGGCGCGGGCGATGGGCATTCCGACCGGCCGGGTCGACGCGATGACGTTCGGTCTCGGTTCCGGCATCGCCGGGATCGCCGGCGTGGCGCTCAGCCAGATCGACAATGTCAGCCCCAACCTCGGGCAGGCCTATATCGTCGACAGTTTCATGGTCGTGGTGTTCGGCGGGGTCGGCAATCTCTGGGGCGCGTTCGCCGGCGCGATGTCGCTCGGCGTGGTGAACAAGCTGCTCGAGCCCTGGGCCGGCGCGGTGCTCGGCAAGATCCTGGTGCTGGTCGCCATCATTCTCTTTATCCAGAAACGCCCGCGAGGCCTCTTCGCCCTGCGCGGCCGCGCAGTGGAGAGCTGA
- the urtD gene encoding urea ABC transporter ATP-binding protein UrtD translates to MTVTGKASYAESQLYVDGVTVSFDGFKALNNLSFTVDPGEMRAIIGPNGAGKTTMMDVITGKTKPDEGRVIFKGDIDLGKRDEAAVVALGIGRKFQRPSVFENHTVFDNLELAIKSDRRPFACLFDRLDGERRDKIDATLERIGLTEQRSRLAGQLSHGQKQWLEIGMLLVQDPELLFLDEPVAGMTDQETEGTVELLRDLQGERSIVVVEHDMAFVHALGVKVTVLHEGSVLAEGAMDQVQNDPRVIEVYLGR, encoded by the coding sequence ATGACGGTCACCGGCAAGGCGTCCTACGCGGAATCCCAGCTCTATGTCGACGGCGTGACCGTCAGCTTCGACGGCTTCAAGGCGCTGAACAATCTCAGCTTCACGGTGGATCCGGGTGAGATGCGCGCAATCATCGGGCCGAACGGCGCCGGCAAGACGACGATGATGGATGTGATCACCGGCAAGACCAAACCGGACGAGGGGCGGGTGATCTTCAAGGGCGACATCGATCTCGGAAAACGGGACGAGGCCGCCGTCGTCGCCCTCGGCATCGGCCGCAAGTTCCAACGCCCGAGCGTGTTCGAGAACCACACCGTGTTCGACAACCTGGAGCTCGCCATCAAGTCGGACCGCCGGCCTTTCGCCTGCCTGTTCGATCGCCTCGACGGGGAGCGCCGGGACAAGATCGACGCGACGCTGGAGCGTATCGGCCTGACCGAACAGAGGAGCCGGCTCGCGGGCCAGCTCTCGCATGGTCAGAAGCAGTGGCTCGAGATCGGCATGCTGCTGGTGCAGGACCCGGAACTGCTGTTCCTGGACGAGCCTGTCGCCGGGATGACCGACCAGGAAACCGAAGGCACGGTGGAACTGCTACGCGACCTGCAGGGCGAGCGCTCGATCGTGGTGGTCGAGCACGACATGGCCTTTGTCCATGCGCTCGGCGTCAAGGTGACCGTCCTGCATGAAGGATCGGTCCTCGCCGAGGGGGCGATGGACCAGGTGCAGAACGATCCGCGTGTGATCGAAGTCTATCTGGGGCGCTGA
- the urtA gene encoding urea ABC transporter substrate-binding protein: protein MGKLTKWKGALAAAALGVVAMAGTGVAQAQETIKVGVLHSLSGTMAISETTLKDVMLMLIEDQNKKGGVLGKKLEPVVVDPASDWPLFAEKARELISKEGVAVTFGCWTSVSRKSVLPVFEELNGMLFYPVQYEGEESSRNVFYTGAAPNQQAIPAVDYLLGAEGGEAKRVVLLGTDYVYPRTTNKILRSYLNAKGIADADIMENYTPFGHSDWQTIVAQVKEFASQGKKTAVVSTINGDANVPFYKELANQGIKAEDIPVVAFSVGEEELAGLDTGPLVGHLAAWNYFMSVDTPENAEFIKTWHAFIKDEKRVTNDPMEAHYIGFKMWVQAVEQAGTTDVDAVRQAMYGQKVKNLTGGTAVMNTNHHLSKPVLIGEILEDGQFEIVSATDDVVVGDAWSDFIPESAKLTADWTYPWVCGNCEKPRF from the coding sequence ATGGGGAAGCTCACAAAGTGGAAAGGCGCCCTTGCGGCCGCGGCCCTCGGGGTCGTCGCGATGGCCGGCACGGGCGTGGCACAGGCGCAGGAGACCATCAAGGTCGGCGTTCTGCATTCGCTCTCGGGAACCATGGCGATCAGCGAGACCACGCTGAAAGACGTCATGCTGATGCTGATCGAGGATCAGAACAAAAAGGGCGGCGTGCTCGGTAAGAAGCTTGAGCCGGTCGTCGTCGACCCGGCCTCCGACTGGCCGCTCTTCGCCGAAAAGGCGCGCGAGCTGATTTCGAAAGAGGGCGTTGCGGTCACTTTCGGCTGCTGGACCTCGGTCTCCCGAAAGTCGGTGCTGCCGGTCTTCGAGGAACTGAACGGGATGCTGTTCTATCCGGTGCAGTATGAAGGCGAAGAGTCTTCGCGCAACGTGTTCTATACCGGCGCCGCGCCGAACCAGCAGGCTATCCCGGCGGTCGATTACCTGCTCGGGGCCGAAGGCGGCGAGGCCAAGCGCGTCGTCCTGCTCGGCACCGACTATGTCTATCCGCGCACGACCAACAAGATCCTGCGCTCTTACCTGAACGCCAAAGGCATCGCCGATGCCGACATCATGGAGAACTACACGCCGTTCGGTCATTCCGACTGGCAGACCATTGTCGCCCAGGTGAAGGAATTCGCCAGCCAGGGCAAGAAGACCGCGGTCGTCTCCACCATCAACGGCGATGCCAACGTGCCGTTCTACAAGGAACTGGCCAACCAGGGCATCAAGGCGGAAGACATTCCGGTCGTGGCCTTCTCCGTCGGTGAGGAAGAGCTCGCCGGTCTCGATACCGGCCCGCTGGTCGGTCATCTGGCCGCGTGGAACTACTTCATGTCCGTCGATACGCCGGAAAACGCCGAGTTCATAAAGACTTGGCACGCCTTCATCAAGGACGAGAAGCGCGTGACCAACGACCCGATGGAAGCCCACTATATCGGCTTCAAGATGTGGGTGCAGGCGGTCGAGCAGGCCGGCACGACCGACGTCGACGCGGTTCGTCAGGCGATGTACGGCCAGAAGGTGAAGAACCTGACCGGCGGCACCGCGGTGATGAACACCAACCATCACCTCTCCAAGCCGGTGCTGATCGGCGAGATCCTTGAGGACGGCCAGTTCGAGATCGTCTCCGCCACCGACGATGTGGTGGTCGGCGACGCCTGGTCCGACTTCATCCCGGAAAGCGCCAAGCTGACCGCCGACTGGACCTATCCGTGGGTCTGCGGCAACTGCGAGAAGCCGCGCTTCTAA
- the urtE gene encoding urea ABC transporter ATP-binding subunit UrtE, with product MLKVSGLHLHYGASHALRGIDLVAERGKITCVLGRNGVGKTSLMRAVTGLETPSAGSITWDDTDLLSLPVHKRASAGVAFVPQGREIFPLLTVEENLKTGYAALKRSDRSIPDEIFELFPVLKQMMKRRGGDLSGGQQQQLAIARALVLRPSLLVLDEPTEGIQPSIIKDIERIIALLASRGDMAVILVEQYFEFAQHLADEIAVMDRGEIVLAGAKSSLSEADVRGHLTV from the coding sequence ATGCTGAAGGTATCTGGACTGCACCTGCATTACGGCGCGAGCCACGCGCTGCGTGGCATCGACCTTGTGGCCGAGCGCGGCAAGATCACCTGCGTGCTGGGGCGCAACGGGGTCGGCAAGACCAGCCTGATGCGCGCCGTCACCGGGCTCGAGACCCCGAGCGCGGGGAGCATCACCTGGGACGATACGGACCTGCTTTCCTTGCCGGTGCACAAGCGGGCGTCAGCCGGCGTCGCGTTCGTTCCGCAGGGGCGCGAGATCTTCCCGCTGCTGACGGTCGAAGAGAATTTGAAGACCGGTTACGCGGCCCTGAAGCGTTCCGACCGCTCGATCCCGGACGAAATTTTTGAACTGTTCCCGGTGCTGAAGCAGATGATGAAGCGGCGCGGGGGCGATCTCTCGGGCGGCCAGCAGCAGCAGCTTGCCATCGCCCGGGCTCTTGTCCTCAGGCCGAGCCTGCTGGTGCTGGACGAGCCGACGGAAGGGATTCAGCCCTCGATCATCAAGGATATCGAGCGGATTATCGCGCTGCTCGCCTCGCGCGGCGACATGGCGGTCATCCTGGTTGAGCAGTACTTTGAATTCGCTCAGCATCTCGCGGACGAGATCGCTGTTATGGACCGGGGAGAGATCGTTCTGGCCGGAGCCAAGTCCTCATTGTCCGAAGCGGATGTGCGCGGACATTTGACCGTCTAG
- the urtC gene encoding urea ABC transporter permease subunit UrtC produces the protein MSLLQRLYTAQPQASGKGRLASVILLTILAAIAILVPLLNLTQAPGSALHVPTYLVSLLGKYLCFAMLALSIDLIWGFCGILSLGHGAFFALGGYAMGMYLMRQIGDRGVYGNAELPDFMVFLNWKELPWYWYGFDLFPFAMVMALFVPGLLAFVFGWLAFRSRVSGVYLSIITQAMTYALMLAFFRNDMGFGGNNGLTDFKDLLGFDLQADTTRAVLLAATCIALGGCYLMCRAIVASKLGRLIAAIRDDEPRVRFLGYRVENFKLFVFVLSAMIAGLAGALYVPQVGIINPGEFAPANSIEAVIWVAIGGRGTLYGAIAGGVLVNYAKTVLTGLIPEIWLFALGAMFIAVTLFFPKGLVGSLPGAVDWLKAKAGARSASTPTTPLAKEAGE, from the coding sequence ATGTCCCTGCTGCAACGTCTTTATACGGCGCAACCGCAGGCCTCCGGAAAAGGCCGGCTGGCGAGCGTCATCCTGCTCACGATCCTCGCCGCGATCGCGATCCTGGTCCCGCTGCTGAACCTGACGCAAGCACCCGGATCGGCCCTGCATGTGCCGACCTATCTCGTCAGCCTGCTCGGCAAATATCTCTGCTTCGCCATGCTGGCGCTCTCGATCGACCTGATCTGGGGCTTCTGCGGCATTCTCAGCCTTGGCCACGGCGCTTTCTTCGCCCTCGGCGGGTATGCCATGGGGATGTATCTGATGCGGCAGATCGGCGACCGCGGCGTCTATGGCAATGCGGAGCTGCCGGATTTCATGGTGTTCCTGAACTGGAAGGAGCTGCCCTGGTACTGGTACGGCTTCGACCTGTTCCCCTTCGCGATGGTTATGGCGTTGTTCGTCCCCGGGTTGCTTGCCTTCGTCTTCGGCTGGCTCGCCTTCCGCTCGCGGGTCAGCGGGGTCTATCTCTCGATCATCACCCAGGCGATGACCTACGCCCTGATGCTCGCCTTCTTCCGCAACGACATGGGCTTCGGCGGCAATAATGGGCTGACCGACTTCAAGGACCTGCTCGGCTTCGATCTGCAGGCGGACACCACGCGGGCGGTGCTGCTGGCGGCGACCTGCATCGCGCTCGGCGGTTGTTACCTGATGTGCCGCGCCATCGTCGCCTCCAAGCTCGGCCGGCTGATCGCGGCGATCCGGGACGACGAGCCCAGGGTCCGCTTCCTCGGCTACCGGGTGGAGAACTTCAAGCTCTTCGTCTTCGTGCTTTCGGCGATGATCGCCGGGCTTGCGGGCGCGCTCTACGTTCCGCAGGTCGGGATCATCAATCCCGGCGAGTTCGCCCCGGCCAACTCGATCGAGGCGGTGATCTGGGTGGCTATCGGCGGCCGCGGAACGCTCTATGGCGCCATCGCGGGCGGTGTTCTCGTGAACTACGCCAAGACCGTGCTCACAGGCCTGATCCCCGAGATCTGGCTCTTCGCCCTCGGCGCCATGTTCATTGCCGTGACCCTGTTCTTCCCGAAGGGGCTGGTCGGCAGCCTGCCGGGTGCGGTCGACTGGCTGAAGGCGAAGGCCGGGGCACGAAGCGCTTCGACACCGACGACGCCGCTTGCCAAGGAGGCGGGAGAATGA
- a CDS encoding PAS domain-containing sensor histidine kinase codes for MGANSEQPQSVSTHLARLVIFSAVVLGLIVGTLEVTLEYKKLRTTLFEHSEQVAKAFENIAARAAANRDRSLAEEVATGLLEFKSIESVEVSDEAGTVLAWKECGQVEPLGTWFPFSIPSAQHTILLELSTPSSGGEAKGYLKVTASSAQATQIWATQLGMVLISVLFGTTLLAGTLLLISHIYVSRPMLRLAEAFRRLDVSDPKNSPLPDPAKFRFREFREIAENGVRLMRDIKRNSEVRDLTANELYRSQKRLQDFAEISSDWFWESDRDGGVTYISPSFTKTLNKKTGEVYGRTIAETTAEPVNTPKWHKLEEIQRQRRQFRDFRYDMAIQPGEVKTVSINGRPFYDEDGTFIGYRGTGADVTNERLIAEARNEALQRAEQASRAKSEFLATMSHEFRTPLNAIIGFSSLLSMPELLKAGADRVTEYSTAINESGQHMLALVNDILDISAIEAGKRVLTLEEVEIDGLLSHSLSQIESQAGAKSISLVVQRNARVGTMVSDERSVRQILLNLLSNAVKFTPSSGEIRISVDEIEEDIVFRVADNGIGIPRDRLPTIAEPFSHSAIHPHVAKEGTGLGLSIVRSLSVLLDGSFTIDSEVGTGTTVTVRLPKNGSVASSQTQTA; via the coding sequence ATGGGAGCAAATTCCGAGCAGCCCCAGAGCGTCAGTACCCATCTCGCGAGGCTTGTTATTTTTTCGGCCGTGGTCCTTGGGCTGATCGTCGGCACACTCGAAGTGACGCTTGAATACAAGAAACTCCGCACGACACTCTTCGAGCATTCCGAACAGGTCGCAAAAGCTTTCGAGAATATCGCCGCACGCGCCGCCGCAAACCGTGACAGGTCTCTCGCGGAAGAGGTCGCAACCGGACTGCTGGAATTCAAATCCATCGAGTCGGTTGAAGTGAGCGACGAAGCAGGCACCGTCCTGGCCTGGAAGGAATGCGGACAGGTGGAGCCGCTGGGGACCTGGTTCCCGTTCAGCATCCCGTCCGCGCAGCATACGATCCTTCTCGAACTCTCAACACCTTCGAGCGGCGGCGAGGCCAAAGGTTACCTCAAGGTGACGGCGTCCTCCGCCCAGGCGACCCAGATCTGGGCCACCCAGCTCGGGATGGTGCTGATCAGCGTTTTATTCGGCACCACTCTCCTCGCCGGAACGTTGCTGTTGATCTCGCATATCTATGTCAGCCGCCCGATGTTGCGCCTCGCCGAAGCGTTTCGCCGCCTCGACGTGAGCGACCCGAAGAACAGCCCGCTCCCCGATCCTGCAAAGTTCCGGTTCCGCGAGTTCCGTGAGATCGCGGAGAACGGCGTGAGACTGATGCGGGACATCAAGCGGAACTCCGAAGTCCGGGACCTGACGGCCAACGAGCTCTACCGCAGCCAGAAGCGCCTGCAGGATTTCGCCGAAATCTCGTCCGACTGGTTCTGGGAATCTGACCGTGACGGCGGCGTCACCTATATTTCGCCGAGCTTTACAAAGACCCTGAACAAGAAAACCGGCGAGGTCTACGGACGAACGATTGCGGAGACGACGGCCGAGCCCGTCAATACGCCGAAATGGCACAAGCTCGAGGAAATCCAGCGTCAGCGCCGGCAATTCAGGGACTTCCGCTACGACATGGCAATCCAGCCGGGCGAGGTGAAGACGGTCAGCATCAACGGGCGCCCCTTCTATGACGAAGACGGCACCTTCATCGGCTATCGCGGCACGGGCGCCGACGTCACCAACGAGCGGCTGATCGCCGAGGCCCGCAACGAAGCGCTGCAGCGGGCGGAACAGGCGAGCCGCGCCAAATCCGAATTCCTGGCGACGATGAGCCACGAGTTCCGCACGCCGCTGAACGCGATCATCGGCTTCAGTTCCCTGCTCTCGATGCCGGAGCTGCTGAAAGCCGGCGCGGACCGCGTTACGGAATATTCCACAGCCATAAACGAGAGCGGCCAGCACATGCTGGCGCTCGTGAACGACATCCTGGACATCTCCGCGATCGAAGCCGGCAAGCGCGTGCTGACGCTCGAGGAAGTCGAGATCGACGGATTGCTGTCGCACAGCCTCTCGCAGATCGAAAGTCAGGCCGGTGCCAAGAGCATTTCACTCGTGGTCCAGCGAAACGCAAGGGTCGGCACGATGGTTTCCGACGAAAGATCCGTGCGCCAGATTCTGCTTAACCTGCTCTCCAACGCAGTGAAATTCACCCCGAGCAGCGGTGAGATCCGCATCTCTGTCGACGAGATCGAAGAGGACATTGTGTTTCGTGTCGCTGACAACGGGATCGGCATTCCCCGCGACCGGCTGCCGACCATCGCGGAACCCTTTTCTCACTCCGCGATCCACCCCCATGTCGCCAAGGAGGGAACCGGTCTCGGTCTGTCGATCGTCCGTTCCCTGTCGGTGCTGCTCGATGGGAGCTTCACGATCGACAGCGAGGTCGGAACCGGGACGACGGTGACCGTCCGTCTGCCGAAGAACGGCAGCGTCGCATCAAGCCAGACTCAAACCGCCTGA
- a CDS encoding methyl-accepting chemotaxis protein → MSLNLSTKLTALVLFMAAALCGFAGFAIWTMSTVKSQVEQITETDTPIAMLVSSAVELQLQQEMAIHVAISVAAQGRGGEADDHLARFAELGTVVDDKFSEINKLLKPAIDAGGNRGLEYAEVQKLLTEIEAEHSEIGKTGQVVTTQLRALVKAAGERIPRLSHLSIHTSKIEEMQTRLNTHVHQLLDKVNGMTNESVEAIHAAEQRAISSLTIAAIVAVSLSLIVGIPLAIGIRRRLNAAVEAVDRFAAGDLSTPVPVSGSNDEIGRVMRAIDAMQKNLQDMLGTIRTVSGGVTSGSNELRQTAQQVSDGVNDQASSVQETSAAMEEMTAGIRQNAKNAEETEKVSERMATEAGRCADAMTATAAAMKDISDKILVVEEITRKIELLALNASVEAARAGEHGRGFAVVASEVSRLAEISKQAASEIQDASADGREAAENTNRLLNDLLPEITRTKDLVQGITAASEEQSVGADEINVAIHRLNTVIQQNAAAAQQMAATSGALAGRGRELQESVSRFKLNGSHAPAPAEDASAPLPPTEKGQSGKRQAQDDKITSGDFGKY, encoded by the coding sequence ATGTCTTTGAATTTGTCCACGAAGCTGACCGCTTTGGTTCTCTTCATGGCCGCCGCACTCTGCGGTTTCGCCGGCTTCGCCATCTGGACCATGTCCACCGTGAAATCACAGGTGGAACAGATCACGGAAACAGACACCCCGATCGCCATGCTGGTCAGTTCCGCAGTCGAACTTCAGCTGCAGCAGGAGATGGCGATCCATGTCGCGATTTCCGTTGCTGCCCAGGGGCGCGGCGGCGAGGCGGACGACCACCTCGCGAGATTCGCCGAACTTGGAACGGTCGTCGACGACAAATTCTCCGAAATCAACAAGCTGCTGAAACCTGCAATCGATGCCGGTGGAAATCGTGGCCTCGAGTATGCCGAAGTGCAGAAACTCCTCACAGAGATCGAGGCCGAGCATAGCGAGATCGGCAAGACGGGCCAGGTCGTGACGACGCAGCTCCGGGCACTGGTAAAGGCCGCGGGCGAGCGCATTCCCCGGCTCTCGCATCTCAGCATCCACACCAGCAAGATCGAGGAGATGCAGACCCGCCTGAACACGCATGTGCATCAGCTGCTCGACAAGGTGAATGGCATGACCAATGAATCGGTCGAAGCCATCCACGCCGCGGAACAGCGCGCCATCAGCAGCCTGACGATCGCCGCCATCGTCGCGGTCTCGCTCTCCCTGATCGTCGGCATCCCGCTCGCCATCGGCATCCGTCGGCGCCTCAACGCCGCCGTCGAGGCCGTAGACCGTTTCGCCGCCGGCGACCTGTCGACGCCGGTTCCGGTGAGCGGCAGCAATGACGAGATCGGCCGCGTCATGCGGGCGATCGACGCGATGCAGAAGAACCTGCAGGACATGCTCGGCACCATCCGGACGGTCTCGGGCGGTGTGACGAGCGGCAGCAACGAGCTTCGGCAGACCGCCCAGCAGGTCTCCGACGGCGTGAACGATCAGGCCTCGAGCGTGCAGGAAACATCCGCCGCGATGGAGGAAATGACCGCCGGCATCCGGCAGAACGCCAAGAACGCGGAAGAGACCGAAAAGGTCTCCGAACGCATGGCGACGGAAGCCGGACGCTGCGCGGATGCCATGACCGCGACCGCGGCCGCGATGAAGGACATCTCCGACAAGATCCTCGTAGTCGAGGAAATCACCCGGAAGATCGAACTGCTCGCGCTCAACGCATCGGTCGAAGCGGCCCGCGCGGGCGAACATGGCCGCGGCTTCGCCGTCGTCGCCTCCGAGGTCTCCCGCCTTGCGGAGATCTCGAAACAGGCGGCGAGCGAAATCCAGGACGCCTCCGCGGACGGCCGCGAGGCGGCGGAAAACACCAACCGCCTGCTGAACGACCTGCTGCCGGAAATCACCCGCACGAAGGACCTCGTGCAGGGCATCACCGCCGCGAGTGAGGAACAGTCGGTCGGCGCGGACGAGATCAACGTCGCGATCCACCGCCTGAACACCGTGATCCAGCAGAATGCGGCGGCCGCCCAGCAGATGGCCGCCACCTCCGGCGCCCTTGCCGGCCGGGGTCGGGAACTGCAGGAATCGGTTTCCCGCTTCAAGCTGAACGGCTCGCACGCCCCGGCACCCGCCGAGGACGCGTCCGCCCCCCTTCCGCCGACGGAAAAGGGTCAGAGCGGCAAGCGCCAGGCGCAGGACGACAAGATCACATCGGGTGACTTTGGAAAATACTGA
- a CDS encoding CheR family methyltransferase: MENTDLVGAEFDELRRLAHQKFGIIVPANAQSFLDSRLRGFMSMSGHGSIAELLHEARSDGREDLLINVVEHLSTNHSYFYREPAHFEFLAKKLLPELSESLKRDRSRDIRIWSAAAAAGEEAYSVVMAMREYFGPHYQDLDAGILATDIATAALRKGAIGEYKSDLFRHMPPDWKQKYLEYLGDDTYRVIQAVRDDVMFRWLNLTEPLDKLRGRYHLILCRNVMIYFDDATRENLVRNLSNLLAPGGYLFIGHTDNPDHARIYLDQIQPAIFRKKAKT, from the coding sequence TTGGAAAATACTGATCTGGTAGGGGCGGAGTTCGACGAACTCCGCCGCCTCGCGCACCAGAAATTCGGCATCATCGTCCCGGCGAACGCGCAAAGCTTCCTGGACTCGCGCCTGCGCGGCTTCATGAGCATGTCCGGACACGGCTCGATCGCGGAGCTCCTGCACGAGGCCAGGAGCGACGGGCGCGAGGATCTGCTGATCAATGTGGTCGAGCATCTCTCGACCAACCACAGCTATTTCTACCGCGAGCCGGCGCATTTCGAATTCCTCGCGAAGAAGCTGCTTCCCGAACTCTCCGAAAGCCTGAAACGGGACCGCTCGCGCGATATCCGGATCTGGAGCGCTGCGGCGGCGGCCGGCGAGGAAGCCTATTCCGTCGTCATGGCGATGCGGGAGTATTTCGGCCCACACTACCAGGATCTCGATGCCGGAATTCTCGCAACGGATATCGCAACGGCAGCCCTGCGCAAGGGGGCGATCGGCGAGTACAAATCCGACCTCTTCCGGCACATGCCGCCGGACTGGAAGCAGAAATATCTCGAGTATCTGGGTGACGATACCTACCGCGTGATCCAGGCGGTCCGGGACGACGTCATGTTCCGCTGGCTCAACCTGACCGAGCCGCTCGACAAGTTACGCGGACGCTACCATCTGATACTCTGTCGTAACGTCATGATTTATTTCGACGATGCGACGAGGGAGAACCTGGTGCGCAACCTGAGCAATCTTCTGGCGCCCGGCGGATATCTGTTCATCGGCCATACCGACAACCCAGATCACGCGCGGATCTATCTCGACCAGATCCAGCCCGCCATTTTCCGAAAGAAAGCCAAGACTTGA
- the fabI gene encoding enoyl-ACP reductase FabI has protein sequence MFSLEGTTALIIGIANDQSIAWGCARALKERGATLAVTYLNEKAEPHVRPLAEKLEAEIVLPLDVRDDTQMDRLFAEIGDRWGRLDTLLHSIAFCPKDDLHGRVIDCSAKGFATAMDVSVHSFLRLIRRSEPLMKDGGTCMTVSFYGADRVVDHYNIMGPVKAALESATRYAAAELGPKGISVHALSPGPLKTRAASGIDYFDDLMNAAAERAPTHRLATIDDVGAFATFLASREAANVTGGIHYIDGGYSVVA, from the coding sequence ATGTTCTCTCTGGAAGGCACGACCGCGCTGATCATCGGGATTGCGAACGACCAATCCATCGCCTGGGGATGCGCGAGAGCGCTCAAAGAGCGCGGCGCAACGCTCGCTGTGACCTATCTGAACGAGAAGGCCGAGCCACACGTCCGCCCGCTAGCCGAAAAGCTGGAGGCAGAAATCGTCCTGCCGCTGGATGTCCGCGACGACACCCAGATGGACCGGCTCTTCGCCGAGATCGGCGATCGCTGGGGCCGGCTCGACACATTGCTGCATTCCATCGCCTTCTGCCCGAAGGACGATCTGCACGGCCGTGTCATCGATTGTTCGGCCAAGGGTTTTGCGACCGCAATGGATGTGTCGGTGCATTCCTTCCTGCGTCTGATCCGGCGCTCCGAGCCGCTGATGAAGGATGGCGGGACCTGCATGACCGTGTCCTTTTACGGCGCGGACCGTGTCGTCGACCACTACAACATCATGGGACCGGTCAAGGCGGCTCTGGAGTCCGCGACGCGCTACGCCGCCGCGGAACTCGGCCCGAAAGGCATCTCCGTGCATGCCCTTTCCCCCGGCCCTCTCAAGACCCGGGCTGCGTCCGGCATCGACTACTTCGACGACTTGATGAACGCGGCCGCGGAACGCGCGCCAACTCATCGCCTGGCGACGATCGACGATGTCGGAGCCTTCGCGACATTTCTCGCCAGCCGCGAGGCGGCCAACGTGACCGGGGGCATCCACTACATCGACGGCGGCTATAGCGTCGTTGCATGA